One stretch of Balneola sp. MJW-20 DNA includes these proteins:
- a CDS encoding ROK family protein: MKAIAVDLGGTNIKAAVIDKESGIIEQLTTPTKANLGKDLLLDRIAETISQLSNKYETIGVGMGLPGMVSLDQETVLNPPNLPGWNKVNVSEAIYDRLGIRCKIENDANVAALGSLHFGAGKQFESFIMITLGTGVGGGIIYNKKLFKGSRGMAGELGHVIIDYHGPLSNSVTRGTVEAYLGQRFLSRFASDMISQQPSNPLYKRFGPTFDELEPVDLTRSAQEGNELAVEILRKSGARLGYAIINYVHMMDIRKFIISGGVSKAGDFLFEPARDIVRKHMMAPFQDGFELISEDLGNDSALLGAAGLAFDAFS; encoded by the coding sequence ATGAAAGCTATTGCAGTAGATCTGGGCGGAACAAACATAAAAGCTGCGGTCATTGACAAAGAGTCAGGCATTATTGAGCAACTGACCACACCCACCAAAGCAAATCTCGGGAAAGATCTTTTGCTGGACCGGATCGCAGAGACCATCTCCCAGCTTTCAAATAAGTACGAAACCATCGGTGTGGGAATGGGTCTGCCCGGAATGGTTTCTCTCGATCAGGAAACAGTATTGAATCCGCCTAATTTACCGGGCTGGAACAAGGTCAATGTCTCCGAAGCCATCTATGACCGGCTGGGCATACGCTGCAAGATCGAAAACGATGCCAATGTAGCTGCACTTGGTTCTCTCCATTTTGGCGCAGGAAAACAGTTTGAAAGTTTTATTATGATCACCCTCGGTACAGGAGTAGGCGGAGGAATCATCTACAATAAAAAATTATTCAAAGGGTCCCGCGGCATGGCAGGAGAACTAGGCCACGTGATCATAGATTATCACGGGCCTCTTTCTAATTCAGTAACACGGGGTACAGTAGAAGCTTACCTCGGACAGCGATTTCTGAGCCGTTTTGCCTCGGATATGATCTCTCAGCAACCTTCAAACCCACTTTACAAGAGATTCGGACCTACGTTTGATGAACTGGAACCCGTTGACCTGACCCGCTCGGCCCAGGAAGGAAATGAGCTGGCTGTCGAGATCCTGCGAAAAAGCGGAGCCAGACTCGGCTATGCGATCATTAACTATGTTCATATGATGGATATCAGGAAATTCATCATCAGTGGCGGGGTATCTAAAGCAGGTGATTTCTTATTTGAACCGGCCAGAGATATTGTACGGAAACATATGATGGCCCCTTTTCAGGATGGGTTTGAACTTATTTCTGAAGACCTGGGTAATGACAGTGCACTCCTTGGAGCAGCAGGACTGGCCTTTGATGCCTTTTCATAA
- a CDS encoding HIT family protein, giving the protein MATIFTRIVQGEIPSYKIAEDEKHFAFLDINPIAEGHTLVIPKKETDYLFDLTDEEMADLSGFAKMVAKGIDKALNTIRTGVIVDGREVPHAHIHLIPISKHGQKINLGQKINVSEERMKEIAQLISNEVRS; this is encoded by the coding sequence ATGGCTACGATCTTTACTCGTATAGTACAGGGAGAGATCCCTTCATATAAAATCGCTGAAGACGAGAAGCACTTTGCCTTTCTGGATATCAACCCTATAGCCGAAGGTCATACTCTTGTTATCCCTAAGAAGGAAACAGATTATCTGTTTGATCTCACCGATGAGGAAATGGCAGACCTTTCAGGATTTGCAAAAATGGTAGCCAAAGGCATCGATAAGGCACTTAATACCATCCGGACCGGAGTGATCGTCGACGGGAGAGAAGTTCCTCATGCCCATATTCACCTGATTCCGATCTCTAAGCATGGACAAAAGATAAATCTGGGACAAAAGATCAATGTCAGTGAAGAGAGAATGAAAGAAATAGCACAGCTTATATCTAATGAGGTCCGGTCATGA
- a CDS encoding thioredoxin family protein: MYKRSLFILITILLTGTAVNAQEILKGYTTVEKLSANSRIFPVYVNRYEPVPDVIDSLNSVSDSVRIMVYMGTWCKESKRYIPELVKTLAETRNPAIDPVYIAVGYPREDITGTMQKFSVTKIPTIIVMKNGGEIGRIEEKPLLSIEEDLWNIIARPAHLTSD; the protein is encoded by the coding sequence ATGTACAAGCGAAGCCTGTTTATTCTGATAACGATTCTGCTTACCGGTACGGCTGTAAATGCACAGGAGATCCTGAAAGGATATACCACTGTGGAAAAATTATCGGCTAACAGCCGGATCTTTCCGGTTTATGTGAACCGGTATGAACCGGTTCCAGATGTGATCGATTCATTGAATTCAGTCAGCGATTCTGTCCGTATTATGGTGTATATGGGAACCTGGTGTAAAGAAAGTAAGCGCTACATTCCTGAGCTTGTAAAAACACTTGCTGAGACGAGAAATCCCGCCATTGATCCGGTATATATAGCAGTAGGTTACCCAAGAGAAGATATCACGGGTACGATGCAGAAATTCAGTGTAACTAAGATCCCTACTATCATCGTAATGAAAAATGGGGGAGAGATAGGCCGGATTGAGGAAAAACCACTACTTAGTATAGAAGAAGATCTCTGGAATATTATAGCTCGTCCGGCCCACTTAACATCAGATTGA
- a CDS encoding NYN domain-containing protein, with the protein MNTKERVGIYVDAVNVTMNGGYGLKYDVLRKFACRGGAVASRLNVYQCYDPERMKEDHDYRKKTKRFSEVLRDYEYKVIDKALQSYKNYETGETITKSTIDMDMAVDMIEQCPNLEKVVVLTSNGSYVSVVNALQNRGCRVELIGFDNVSSALKRTVDSYVSGYLIPHILPIESPRSWGEVGSRVRGVCYDFTQNEGYGFLRFLTDENEHLWITDSRDPESPYKTVFAHISQFEEDFDASYLPSRDLIFEFDVTENDKGLIAENIVLISAP; encoded by the coding sequence ATGAATACCAAGGAAAGAGTCGGAATATATGTGGATGCCGTTAATGTGACTATGAACGGGGGGTACGGACTCAAATATGATGTGCTGAGAAAATTTGCCTGCAGAGGTGGAGCTGTAGCATCCCGCCTGAACGTTTATCAATGTTATGATCCCGAACGGATGAAAGAAGATCATGATTATCGCAAAAAGACCAAGCGGTTTTCTGAAGTACTACGTGATTATGAGTATAAAGTGATCGATAAAGCGCTTCAAAGCTATAAAAACTATGAGACGGGGGAAACCATCACAAAATCCACCATTGATATGGATATGGCGGTGGACATGATCGAACAATGCCCTAATCTTGAAAAAGTGGTGGTGCTCACCAGTAACGGTAGTTATGTAAGCGTCGTGAACGCGCTTCAGAACCGTGGATGTCGTGTTGAGCTCATCGGGTTTGATAACGTATCATCAGCTCTGAAAAGAACGGTTGATTCTTATGTTTCAGGGTACCTTATCCCGCATATTCTTCCTATTGAAAGCCCCAGAAGCTGGGGTGAAGTGGGTTCACGAGTGCGTGGAGTATGTTATGACTTTACGCAAAATGAAGGCTATGGTTTTCTTCGCTTCCTGACCGATGAGAATGAACATTTGTGGATCACCGATTCCAGAGACCCGGAATCACCTTATAAAACTGTTTTTGCTCATATCTCTCAATTTGAAGAAGACTTCGATGCCAGCTACCTGCCCAGTCGTGATCTGATCTTTGAGTTTGATGTCACAGAGAATGATAAAGGTCTGATCGCAGAGAATATCGTACTGATTTCAGCACCCTGA
- a CDS encoding lipopolysaccharide biosynthesis protein, with product MKKLRELFSDTVAYGISTVVSRFINYLLVPLYTNVFPTGEYGIYSVAFAAIAFLNVIFTFGMESSYLRYAKDRDRARDLFKTLQLFLLGTSTLFVLIIVLFSPAIMPLVELDGRSSIFMMMLGIIVLDTLSIVPFAEMRLSRRSYLFAAIKIGNVLINISLNLYLILSLKFGIEAIFISNLAASGITLIVVNIVNSDLFKGSWDTELMKKAWSFGIPFVPAGIGFVINEMLDRFFLLKMDPDNIFDIYGLAYTGEEIAGIYSACYKLAVFMLLLVQMFRMSWQPFFMRHSDDEEAPKIFAQTFNLYNVVAAAFFLTVALFSQQIVQIKVPFTDATLIGQDYWMGLGIVPLLLMAYWFQGWYINFSAGIFIKERTSRLPVITLSGAVITIGGNIMLVPVLGMMGSAAATLISYAFMAMLIYYYSSRAFEAPYEIIKGIAVMMIAASAVIIKPFLLKYWETDTGISGLLLFTAMLLILLINFRSIKSFRTA from the coding sequence TTGAAGAAGCTTAGAGAGTTATTTTCTGATACAGTAGCCTACGGCATAAGTACCGTTGTATCCCGCTTCATAAATTATCTTCTGGTTCCTCTTTATACTAATGTATTTCCAACCGGTGAGTATGGAATATATTCGGTTGCCTTTGCAGCAATCGCCTTTCTGAATGTTATCTTTACTTTTGGGATGGAATCATCCTATCTGAGGTATGCCAAAGACCGGGATAGGGCCAGAGATCTGTTCAAGACCCTTCAGTTATTTCTGCTGGGTACTTCCACATTGTTTGTACTGATCATTGTCCTCTTTTCACCGGCGATAATGCCATTGGTAGAGCTGGATGGCCGCAGCAGCATTTTTATGATGATGCTGGGAATTATCGTTCTGGATACGCTGAGTATCGTGCCTTTTGCAGAAATGCGTTTATCCCGCAGATCCTATCTTTTTGCAGCGATAAAGATCGGTAACGTCCTTATTAACATCAGTCTGAACCTCTACCTGATCCTGAGTCTGAAATTTGGGATCGAAGCGATCTTTATCAGTAACCTTGCGGCTTCAGGGATCACGCTGATCGTAGTAAATATTGTGAACAGTGATCTATTCAAAGGTAGCTGGGATACGGAGCTTATGAAGAAGGCATGGTCCTTCGGTATTCCCTTTGTTCCGGCAGGAATAGGCTTTGTGATCAATGAAATGCTGGATCGCTTTTTCTTACTGAAAATGGATCCGGATAATATTTTTGATATCTACGGTCTGGCATATACCGGAGAAGAGATCGCCGGGATCTACAGTGCCTGTTATAAACTGGCAGTATTTATGCTTTTGCTGGTTCAGATGTTCAGAATGTCCTGGCAGCCATTTTTTATGCGTCATTCGGATGATGAAGAGGCACCAAAGATATTTGCACAGACTTTCAATCTGTACAATGTGGTAGCAGCAGCTTTTTTTCTGACCGTTGCTCTTTTTTCGCAGCAGATCGTACAGATCAAGGTGCCCTTTACAGATGCAACACTGATCGGGCAGGATTACTGGATGGGTCTGGGAATTGTTCCTTTACTGCTTATGGCCTATTGGTTCCAGGGCTGGTACATAAATTTCAGTGCCGGAATTTTTATAAAAGAAAGGACCTCCCGTCTGCCGGTGATCACTCTTTCCGGTGCCGTGATCACTATTGGGGGTAATATCATGCTTGTTCCTGTTCTGGGCATGATGGGATCCGCTGCTGCTACATTGATCAGCTATGCTTTTATGGCGATGCTCATTTACTATTATTCCAGTCGGGCCTTTGAAGCACCTTATGAGATCATCAAGGGTATAGCAGTCATGATGATCGCTGCTTCCGCTGTCATCATTAAGCCCTTTCTGTTAAAGTACTGGGAGACCGATACCGGAATTTCAGGACTGCTTTTATTCACTGCAATGCTGCTGATCCTTCTTATCAATTTTCGCAGTATTAAGAGCTTTAGGACAGCCTGA
- a CDS encoding septum formation initiator family protein — translation MNFQLLNPLRWKKSFLILLLSAFVVIWFTFLDTFSVKTRWDLYSQKEDYKTRTEEMKQDVEELKEKIKRLENDPALLEKIAREDYGMKKEGETVYKIKREEK, via the coding sequence ATGAATTTTCAGCTACTGAACCCCCTCAGGTGGAAGAAATCCTTCCTGATCCTCCTGCTTTCCGCATTTGTAGTGATATGGTTTACCTTCCTTGATACCTTCAGTGTGAAGACACGATGGGATCTCTACTCTCAGAAAGAGGACTATAAGACCAGAACCGAGGAAATGAAGCAGGATGTGGAAGAGCTCAAGGAAAAGATCAAAAGACTTGAGAACGATCCTGCACTGCTGGAAAAGATCGCCCGCGAAGATTATGGGATGAAGAAAGAGGGCGAAACCGTATATAAGATCAAAAGAGAAGAAAAGTAA
- a CDS encoding type II 3-dehydroquinate dehydratase, which produces MRVLVINGPNLNLLGTRDQETYGSGTLDDLNDRIAENYKEIQFSFFQSNLEGEIIDRIQAAMHDGTQAMIYNMGGYSHTSVAIRDALEPVSIPKVEVHISNIHNREDFRERSLTGRVSDGIITGFGWDSYMLGVEAVKRLTDQ; this is translated from the coding sequence ATGAGAGTACTAGTTATAAATGGCCCTAATCTTAATTTGCTGGGAACAAGAGATCAGGAGACTTACGGTTCAGGTACGCTGGATGATCTTAATGATCGTATAGCAGAAAATTATAAAGAAATACAGTTCAGTTTTTTTCAGAGCAATCTTGAAGGTGAGATCATTGACCGCATTCAGGCTGCCATGCATGACGGGACGCAGGCTATGATCTACAACATGGGAGGTTACTCACATACTTCCGTAGCGATCCGGGATGCGCTGGAACCTGTTAGTATTCCGAAAGTAGAAGTACATATATCCAACATTCATAACAGAGAAGATTTCCGGGAAAGGTCGTTGACCGGCAGGGTGTCAGACGGCATCATCACGGGCTTCGGATGGGACAGTTATATGCTGGGAGTAGAGGCGGTAAAACGTTTAACGGATCAATAA
- a CDS encoding prolyl oligopeptidase family serine peptidase: MNHMLKKTAGAFCMLLMLSVSVSAQKKQLTPEDYGQWQSITYTALSDDASWFAYTISLVEGDGWLMVRNTRNDDEHKFMYASRPVFSANNDWVAFQIGVSEDEERKLEKKKERVKYKLGLMNLKSAEVDTFDLVENFEFADTGNHLLMKKYKPEDSKTEGVDLIIRTLSTGRNQLVGNVSSHALNEDGDLLAIALDTPDQLGNGVQLMNLNTGSMMVLSSDEADFKGLTWHEERNALAYMETDEDEDHEDPTHHVIAHTDAMNPESRISFNPTTHDDFPEGMRVVDFSGLRWSDNGNTLFFGIKEWEMKEEEAEKDTTETDLDEDLDATNVVIWHWKDDQIQAQQEVRRNQLERADFMSAWHLRNNRFVQLADENVDDVNLNSNGTLAYGYDSGPYEPRFRESWNDVYHVNLRNGAKTKVLERIENVSSSPDGKYLMYFRDNDWWVYDVSSKQHKNVTENTDTRFENFLAVNGREEYRPFGSGQWGENDEWVLIYDQFDVFKAWPASGKVEKLTSGRENNIVYRQTRLDFDEDQLANNDPIYLTMFGDESKDRGYARIDGNDVDELIYEPMHITRLAKAEEANRFIMMMESADDSPDYFITGSNFRNPKALTSTNPQQDDYYWADDELITFTNARGDKLEGRLLYPANYEEGKKYPMITYIYELRSQGLNDYSMPTRTSPYNARRYSSEGYFVFEPDINYVLRDPGVSAVESVVPAVEKMIATGMINEDQIGLTGHSWGAYQTSFIITQTDIFNSAVAGAPLTNMVSMYNSVYWNSGTPDATIFEISQGRFPEPYWMDWDNFIENSPIFQMQDNTTPLLVEFGTDDGAVDFNQGVELYNTMRRMEKPYVMLVYEGENHGLRQRENMIDYATRAFEWHEHFLKGKEAPAWITSGMNYLDRPEMQED; the protein is encoded by the coding sequence ATGAATCACATGTTAAAGAAGACAGCAGGTGCATTTTGTATGCTGCTAATGCTGTCGGTGAGCGTATCTGCTCAGAAGAAACAATTAACCCCGGAAGATTATGGTCAGTGGCAGAGCATAACCTATACAGCTCTTTCAGATGATGCGAGCTGGTTTGCTTATACGATCTCCCTTGTTGAAGGAGACGGCTGGTTAATGGTCCGGAATACCCGAAACGATGATGAGCATAAATTCATGTATGCCTCCCGGCCTGTATTCTCTGCAAACAATGACTGGGTAGCCTTTCAGATCGGTGTATCGGAAGATGAGGAAAGAAAACTGGAAAAGAAGAAGGAGCGTGTAAAGTATAAACTGGGACTGATGAATCTGAAATCAGCCGAAGTGGATACCTTTGACCTGGTAGAGAATTTTGAGTTTGCGGATACCGGTAATCATCTGCTGATGAAAAAATACAAGCCGGAAGATTCAAAGACCGAAGGGGTTGACCTGATCATCCGCACCCTGTCAACCGGCCGGAATCAGCTGGTGGGTAATGTATCTTCTCATGCTCTGAATGAAGACGGAGATCTGCTGGCTATCGCTCTGGATACTCCGGATCAGCTTGGTAACGGGGTGCAGCTCATGAACCTCAATACAGGTTCCATGATGGTTCTATCGAGTGACGAGGCCGATTTTAAAGGACTGACCTGGCATGAAGAAAGGAATGCACTGGCTTATATGGAAACCGACGAAGACGAAGATCATGAAGATCCGACCCATCATGTGATCGCGCATACCGATGCAATGAACCCGGAAAGCCGGATCAGTTTTAATCCGACCACCCATGATGATTTTCCGGAAGGAATGAGAGTGGTTGATTTTTCAGGACTCCGATGGTCCGATAATGGAAATACTCTGTTCTTCGGAATCAAAGAGTGGGAAATGAAGGAAGAAGAAGCTGAGAAAGATACCACTGAAACCGACCTGGATGAAGACCTGGACGCTACAAATGTAGTGATATGGCACTGGAAAGATGATCAGATACAGGCTCAGCAGGAAGTAAGGAGAAATCAGCTGGAAAGAGCAGACTTCATGTCGGCGTGGCACCTCCGGAATAACCGGTTCGTTCAGCTTGCAGATGAAAATGTGGACGACGTAAACCTGAACAGCAACGGTACTCTGGCCTACGGATATGACTCAGGTCCTTATGAGCCCAGGTTCCGTGAAAGCTGGAATGATGTATATCATGTGAACCTCAGAAACGGTGCGAAGACAAAAGTACTGGAGCGTATTGAAAATGTAAGCAGCAGTCCGGACGGAAAGTACCTGATGTATTTCAGAGATAATGACTGGTGGGTATATGATGTTAGCTCAAAGCAGCATAAGAATGTCACGGAAAATACTGATACCCGTTTTGAGAACTTCCTGGCAGTTAACGGCCGTGAGGAATATCGTCCGTTTGGTTCCGGTCAGTGGGGTGAAAATGATGAGTGGGTGCTTATATACGATCAGTTTGATGTATTTAAAGCATGGCCGGCTTCCGGTAAAGTTGAGAAGCTGACTTCGGGTCGTGAGAATAATATCGTGTATCGCCAGACCAGGCTGGATTTCGATGAAGATCAGCTGGCTAATAATGACCCTATCTACCTGACCATGTTCGGTGATGAGTCAAAAGACCGTGGATATGCACGTATTGACGGCAACGATGTGGATGAGCTTATATACGAGCCAATGCATATTACGAGGCTGGCGAAAGCTGAAGAAGCCAACCGCTTCATTATGATGATGGAGAGTGCTGATGACTCCCCGGATTATTTCATAACCGGATCCAATTTCCGGAATCCCAAGGCACTGACCAGCACAAATCCTCAGCAGGATGATTATTACTGGGCGGATGATGAGCTGATCACCTTCACGAATGCGCGTGGCGACAAGCTCGAAGGAAGATTATTATATCCTGCCAACTACGAGGAAGGAAAGAAGTATCCTATGATCACTTATATCTATGAGCTGCGCTCACAGGGACTAAATGATTATTCCATGCCGACCCGCACAAGCCCTTATAATGCGAGAAGATACTCATCGGAAGGATATTTCGTCTTTGAGCCGGATATCAATTATGTGCTGAGAGATCCGGGTGTGTCTGCAGTGGAAAGTGTGGTGCCTGCTGTTGAAAAAATGATCGCGACCGGTATGATCAATGAAGACCAGATCGGCCTGACCGGTCATTCGTGGGGAGCATATCAGACCAGTTTCATTATCACGCAGACTGATATTTTCAATTCAGCTGTGGCCGGTGCGCCGCTGACGAATATGGTGAGTATGTATAATTCTGTGTACTGGAACTCGGGTACACCTGATGCAACGATATTCGAGATCAGTCAGGGACGCTTCCCCGAACCATACTGGATGGACTGGGATAATTTCATAGAAAACTCCCCGATCTTCCAGATGCAGGATAACACCACTCCGCTACTGGTTGAATTCGGTACCGATGATGGAGCGGTAGACTTCAATCAGGGGGTGGAACTTTACAATACCATGCGCAGAATGGAGAAGCCTTATGTGATGCTGGTCTACGAAGGTGAGAATCACGGCCTGCGTCAGCGGGAAAATATGATCGACTACGCCACCCGCGCTTTTGAGTGGCACGAGCATTTTCTGAAAGGGAAAGAAGCTCCTGCCTGGATCACCAGCGGAATGAATTATCTGGATCGTCCGGAGATGCAGGAGGACTAA
- a CDS encoding putative LPS assembly protein LptD gives MMIFTTSLFAQQQDSTRAAKQDTLAPVKKNPPAQNKPPELPSGVENIVQFQSSDSLIIDFSNGKQAFLFGNAKVTHESGSLSAGAIALDIDKSQVEASTQTPEDTLSRPVLTQAEREIKSTRILFNFETQKGKFEAAQVQVDEGQLIGSKVKNITQDEVFIEDGIYSTCPPDYLYYYIKAKKMKVVDQDELFFTNARLYILDIPYPLVFPFGYVPTNIEKRRSGLLTPTYAFQAQSSRGIGLQNFGYFQYFNDYLTAQLDTDIYTSGTFFIDSQIQYRKTDRYNGSISIGYSRERGLESSDPDFSRTVQRSLSVRHSQDFNPYSSITANVNLRTADFFRRNSYDINDRAEVSSNSKLAYNYNHPENLFSFSTNAQLAQNFSNNSTNLNGPSANFRLRNISPFQNNSGATGDQRWYETINFSYNNQLNSRFNYRPIDADSADISFLDALTDPSLYREATGNNDYIRAGLRQTAGLQIGQLIPSPFININAGINYNEYWFPTSIRKEFNADSNRVETIKQYGFETGRDFGANIGLNTTLYGISNMKIGRLNGFRHTFRPSVSFSYRPDFSDDRFGYYRTVQTDTLGNTQRYSIFEDEIFSGPGRGEQRAINFSLTNIFETKLIKRDSTGEVQERNLRLIDNLSANFSYNLAADSLNLSRLNTSISSNVIQGLNFRASANFSFYQRDSLGREIDRFVWEDSRKLLDLQTFSLNASTSFRGGGRGPQVFTPVYRRQYDPFDQSIFSPIDPRFGFEPVDPLRSPWSFTLNFNYRWNFRFNQPAQKSAVLNAQNISFQLTPKWKFSTQIGYDFIQKELTPSQFNLSRSLECWDLTFQINPFGEFQYYFFRLTVNSQQIQSLFQKLPVLKNLERSSSPTGRGFGYGR, from the coding sequence ATGATGATCTTTACAACGTCATTATTTGCTCAACAGCAGGACAGTACCAGGGCCGCAAAACAGGATACACTGGCTCCAGTAAAAAAAAATCCTCCAGCACAGAACAAACCTCCTGAACTACCCTCCGGTGTCGAGAATATCGTACAGTTTCAGTCCAGTGATTCACTGATCATCGACTTCAGTAATGGTAAACAGGCCTTTCTTTTTGGTAATGCAAAGGTTACTCATGAGAGCGGTTCCCTCAGCGCAGGCGCTATAGCTCTCGATATCGATAAAAGCCAGGTCGAAGCCAGTACCCAGACTCCGGAAGATACTTTGTCGCGCCCGGTTCTTACCCAGGCCGAACGGGAGATCAAGAGCACCCGGATCCTATTCAATTTTGAAACTCAAAAAGGAAAATTTGAAGCCGCCCAGGTGCAGGTTGATGAAGGGCAACTGATAGGATCAAAAGTTAAGAATATCACACAGGATGAGGTCTTTATTGAAGACGGGATCTATTCCACCTGTCCTCCGGATTATCTTTATTACTACATCAAAGCAAAGAAGATGAAGGTGGTTGATCAGGATGAACTCTTTTTCACGAATGCCAGGCTCTATATTCTCGATATTCCCTATCCTCTGGTCTTTCCATTCGGATATGTGCCTACTAACATTGAAAAAAGAAGATCCGGCTTACTGACCCCCACCTATGCCTTTCAGGCTCAGTCGAGCAGAGGTATCGGTCTGCAGAACTTTGGTTATTTCCAGTATTTCAATGATTACCTGACAGCCCAATTGGATACAGATATTTATACTTCCGGCACATTTTTCATCGACTCACAGATCCAGTACCGCAAGACTGACCGATATAACGGATCTATATCTATTGGATATTCCAGGGAGAGGGGACTGGAAAGTTCAGATCCTGATTTCAGCCGTACGGTGCAGCGTTCTCTGAGTGTAAGACACAGCCAGGATTTTAATCCCTATTCGTCCATAACAGCTAATGTTAACCTCCGTACCGCTGACTTTTTCCGCCGTAACTCATATGATATAAACGACCGGGCTGAAGTATCGTCTAATTCCAAGCTGGCCTATAATTATAATCATCCTGAAAACCTTTTTTCATTTAGTACTAACGCCCAGCTGGCCCAGAATTTTTCCAATAACTCAACCAACCTGAACGGCCCCAGTGCCAACTTCAGGCTGCGAAATATTTCACCCTTTCAGAATAACAGCGGAGCTACGGGTGATCAGCGCTGGTACGAGACCATAAACTTTTCCTATAATAATCAGCTCAATTCCCGCTTCAATTATCGTCCCATTGATGCTGATTCTGCCGACATTTCCTTCCTTGACGCTCTGACCGATCCTTCTCTTTATCGGGAAGCGACCGGCAATAATGATTACATACGGGCGGGACTCCGGCAGACAGCAGGACTGCAGATCGGTCAGCTGATCCCAAGTCCTTTTATTAACATAAATGCCGGCATAAATTATAACGAATACTGGTTTCCCACTTCTATCCGTAAAGAATTCAATGCAGACTCCAACAGGGTTGAGACCATTAAACAATACGGTTTCGAAACCGGTCGGGACTTTGGAGCTAATATTGGATTGAATACCACCCTTTATGGAATTTCGAATATGAAAATAGGCCGGCTTAACGGGTTTCGTCATACTTTCCGGCCATCGGTGTCGTTCAGCTACCGCCCTGATTTCAGTGACGACCGTTTTGGTTATTACCGAACCGTTCAGACCGACACCCTCGGCAACACACAGCGATATTCTATATTTGAAGATGAGATCTTTTCAGGTCCGGGAAGAGGAGAGCAACGTGCCATTAATTTCTCTCTGACTAATATCTTTGAGACCAAATTGATCAAAAGGGACAGTACCGGTGAAGTTCAGGAGAGAAATCTGCGTCTTATTGATAACCTCTCAGCCAACTTCAGTTATAACCTGGCTGCTGACAGCCTCAATCTGAGCAGACTAAATACGAGCATCAGTTCAAACGTGATACAGGGATTGAATTTCCGAGCATCAGCCAATTTCTCTTTTTATCAGCGTGATAGTCTGGGACGGGAGATCGATCGTTTTGTCTGGGAAGACAGCCGCAAGCTGCTTGATCTTCAGACCTTTTCCCTGAATGCCAGTACTTCTTTCAGAGGGGGAGGCCGGGGGCCGCAGGTCTTTACACCGGTTTATCGCAGACAATACGATCCCTTCGATCAGAGTATATTCAGTCCGATAGATCCCCGTTTCGGTTTCGAGCCGGTAGACCCTTTGCGTTCACCCTGGAGCTTTACCCTGAACTTTAATTATCGATGGAACTTCAGATTTAATCAGCCGGCTCAGAAAAGTGCCGTCCTCAATGCACAAAATATATCCTTTCAGCTCACTCCGAAATGGAAATTCAGTACTCAGATCGGTTATGATTTTATTCAGAAGGAACTGACCCCTTCACAGTTCAACCTTTCCCGTAGTCTTGAATGCTGGGATCTTACCTTCCAGATCAATCCCTTCGGTGAGTTTCAGTACTATTTCTTCCGCCTGACTGTAAACAGTCAGCAGATACAGAGCTTGTTCCAGAAACTGCCGGTGCTTAAAAACCTCGAAAGATCCTCTTCACCAACCGGCCGTGGATTCGGATACGGAAGGTAA